The nucleotide sequence ATGACCGCTGCCGACATTCCGCGCACGCTGGGCCAGCCCGATCAGGGTTTTGAGGGCAACCGCTTCACCGGCCTCACCATGTATGACGCGCTGACCGGTTGGGACCTGTCCTCCGCCGACAAGGCGAGCGTGGTGATCCCCGGCCTTGCCACCGAGTGGAAGGTCGACGATGCCGACAAGACCAAATGGACCTTCAAGCTGCGCCCCGGCGTCACCTTCCATGACGGCTCGCCGTTCAATGCCGACGCCGTGGTGTGGAACGTCGAGAAGGTGTTGAAGCAGGACGCGCCGCAATTCGACGCCAGCCAGGTCGGCGTTACCGCCTCGCGCATGCCGACGCTGGCCTCGGCCAAGAAGATCGACGACATGACAGTCGAGCTCACCACCAAGGAGCCCGACAGCTTCCTGCCGATCAATCTCACCAACCTCTTCATGGCGAGTCCGGCGAAGTGGCAGCATTTCTATGACAAGGCGGAAGGCGCCGACGCCAAGGCCAAGTCGCAGGCGGCGTGGACCGCCTTTGCCAAGGACGCCGCGGGCACCGGTCCGTGGAAGATGGCGGGCTTCACGCCGCGCGAACGTCTCGAGCTGGTGAAGAACGCGAACTACTGGAATAAGGATCGCGTGCCCAAGGTCGACAAGATGGTGCTCCTGCCGATGCCGGAAGCGAACGCGCGCACCGCGGCGTTGCTGTCAGGGCAGGTCGATTGGGTCGAGGCACCGGCGCCCGACGCGCTGCCTGAGCTGAAGCAGCGCGGTTTCAAGCTCTACGCCAATGAGCAGCCGCATGTCTGGCCGTGGCAATTCTCGCGCGTGGAAGGCTCGCCCTGGAACGATATCCGCGTGCGCAAGGCCGCCAATCTCTGCGTCGATCGCGAAGGCCTCAAGGACGGCCTGCTCGCCGGCCTGATGGTGCCGGCGTCCGGCACCTTTGAGCCTGGCCATCCCTGGCGCGGCAAGCCGACCTTCGAGATCAAGTACGACAAGGCGGCCGCGCAGAAGCTGATGCAGGAAGCCGGCTTCGGTCCCAGCAAAAAGCTCGAGGTGAAGATTCAGACCTCGGCCTCCGGCTCGGGCCAGATGCAGCCGCTTCCGATGAACGAGTATCTGCAGCAGGCGCTCGCCGAATGCTATTTCGATGTGAAGCTCGATGTCATCGAATGGAACACGCTGTTCACCAATTGGCGCCGCGGCGCCAAGGATCCCTCTGCGAACGGCTCGAACGCGACCAACGTCACCTATGCGGCGATGGACCCGTTCTTCGCGCTGGTGCGCTTCCTGCAATCGAGCATGGCGCCGCCGGTCTCGAACAATTGGGGCTTCATCAATAATCCCAAGTTCGACGAACTGGTGAAGAAGGCACGCCAGACCTTCGATCCCGCCGCGCGTGACGCCGCGCTCGCCGAGCTGCACGCGGCTTCCGTCGACGACGCCGCCTTTCTCTACGTGGCCCACGACGTCGGTCCCCGCGCCATCAGCCCGAAGGTGACAGGCGTGGTGCAGCCGAAGAGCTGGTTCATCGACTTCTCGCTGGTGTCGATGAAGTAGTCTATCGCAACGAAGTCGGTGCACCCTCTCCCCCTGTGGGAGAGGGTGGCTTCGCAATAGCGAAGCCGGGTGAGGGGTATCTCTCCGCGGGTGCGGACCCCTCCATCGATGCAATAATCTCCACGGAAACAACCCCCCATCCGGCGCTTCGCGCCACCTTCTCCCACAAGGGGAGAAGGGAAGAAAAGAAACAACGTGCTCGCCTATATCGCCAGACGCATCGCCTATGTCATCCCGATCGTCATCAGCGTGGCGCTGGTGTGCTTTCTGCTCGTGCACATTACGCCGGGCGATCCGCTCGTCGCGGTGCTCCCCGCAGATGCCTCGCAGGAGCTCGCGGCGCAGCTCCGCGTCGCCTATGGTTTTGACCGCCCGTTGCCGGTGCAGTTCGGGCTGTGGCTGCTGCGCGCGCTGCACGGCGATCTCGGCAATTCCATCGCCACCGGACGCCCCGTGCTGGCCGAGGTCATGCGCGCGGTCAGCAACACCGTCACGCTGGCGATTGCCGCCGCCATCATCGGCTTCACCATGGGCATCCTGCTCGGCCTGATCGCCGGCTATTTCCGCGAGACCTGGATCGACAAGGTCGCGACCTCCTTTGCCATCGCCGGCGTCTCCGTGCCGCATTACTGGCTCGGCATGGTGCTCGTCATCATCTTCTCGGTGCAGCTCAACTGGCTGCCCGCGGTCGGCGCCGGTCCCAACGGCTCCAACTCCTGGGCCTGGGACTGGGCGCATCTGAAATATCTCGTGCTGCCGGCGATCACGACCTCGGTGATCCCGATGGGCATCGTCACCCGCACCGTGCGTGCGCTGACCGGCGACATCCTCAGCCAGGACTTTGTCGAAGCGCTGCGCGCAAAAGGCCTGCATGAAACCGGCGTGTTTCGCCATGTCATCAAGAACGCTGCACCCACTGCGCTCGCGGTGATGGGGCTTCAGCTCGGCTACATGCTGGGCGGCTCGATCCTGATCGAGACCGTGTTCTCCTGGCCGGGCTCGGGCTTCCTGCTCAACTCCGCGATCTTCCAGCGCGACCTGCCGCTGCTCCAGGGCACCATCCTGATCCTGGCCCTGTTCTTCGTCTTCCTCAACCTGCTGGTCGACATCGCGCAAGCGGCGATCGACCCGCGCATCAAGCGGGGCTAGCCGATGAGCGAGCTTCCGTTGTCCGCCACCGCCGATGCCGCGCTGCAGGCCGCGCCCGCCACCAAGGCGCGCGGCTATTGGGCGACCGTCGGCCGGCGCATCGCCCGCGACAAGGTCAGCATGGCCTGCGCGCTGGTGCTGCTCTTGATCTTCCTGTCCGCGGTCCTCGCGCCGTGGCTCGGACTCGAAGACCCGTATAAAGGCTCGATGATCCGCCGCCTGCGCCACATCGGTACCGTCGGCTATCCGCTCGGCACCGACGAGCTCGGCCGCGACATGCTGGCGCGGCTGATCTATGGCGGGCGGCTGTCGCTGGTGATCGGCATTTTGCCCGTGATCCTCGCCTTCGGCATCGGCACTTCGCTCGGTCTCGTTGCCGGCTATGTCGGCGGCAAGCTCAACACCGCGATCATGCGCACGATCGATGTGTTCTATGCCTTCCCTTCCGTGCTGCTCGCGATCGCGATTTCCGGAGCGCTCGGGGCCGGCATCCTCAATTCCATCGTGTCGTTGACGGTCGTGTTCGTGCCGCAGATCACCCGCGTCGCCGAGAGCGTCACCACCGGCGTGCGCAACATGGACTTTGTCGAGGCCGCGCGCGCCTCCGGCGCGGGGCCCTTCACCATCATGCGCGTGCACATCCTCGGCAACGTGCTGGGTGCGATCTTCGTCTATGCCACCAGTCTCATCTCGGTCTCCATGATCCTGGCGGCGGGCCTCTCCTTCCTCGGCCTCGGCACCAAGCCGCCGGAGCCGGAATGGGGCCTGATGCTGAACACCTTGCGCACCGCGATCTACGTCAATCCCTGGGTCGCGGCATTGCCGGGTGCGATGATCTTCGCGGTCTCGATCTGCTTCAACCTGCTCTCGGACGGCCT is from Bradyrhizobium xenonodulans and encodes:
- a CDS encoding ABC transporter permease — its product is MLAYIARRIAYVIPIVISVALVCFLLVHITPGDPLVAVLPADASQELAAQLRVAYGFDRPLPVQFGLWLLRALHGDLGNSIATGRPVLAEVMRAVSNTVTLAIAAAIIGFTMGILLGLIAGYFRETWIDKVATSFAIAGVSVPHYWLGMVLVIIFSVQLNWLPAVGAGPNGSNSWAWDWAHLKYLVLPAITTSVIPMGIVTRTVRALTGDILSQDFVEALRAKGLHETGVFRHVIKNAAPTALAVMGLQLGYMLGGSILIETVFSWPGSGFLLNSAIFQRDLPLLQGTILILALFFVFLNLLVDIAQAAIDPRIKRG
- a CDS encoding ABC transporter permease; translation: MSELPLSATADAALQAAPATKARGYWATVGRRIARDKVSMACALVLLLIFLSAVLAPWLGLEDPYKGSMIRRLRHIGTVGYPLGTDELGRDMLARLIYGGRLSLVIGILPVILAFGIGTSLGLVAGYVGGKLNTAIMRTIDVFYAFPSVLLAIAISGALGAGILNSIVSLTVVFVPQITRVAESVTTGVRNMDFVEAARASGAGPFTIMRVHILGNVLGAIFVYATSLISVSMILAAGLSFLGLGTKPPEPEWGLMLNTLRTAIYVNPWVAALPGAMIFAVSICFNLLSDGLRSAMDIRN
- a CDS encoding ABC transporter substrate-binding protein, yielding MLIKNNKTRAALIALLALGSVAAWPRVASADTVLRIGMTAADIPRTLGQPDQGFEGNRFTGLTMYDALTGWDLSSADKASVVIPGLATEWKVDDADKTKWTFKLRPGVTFHDGSPFNADAVVWNVEKVLKQDAPQFDASQVGVTASRMPTLASAKKIDDMTVELTTKEPDSFLPINLTNLFMASPAKWQHFYDKAEGADAKAKSQAAWTAFAKDAAGTGPWKMAGFTPRERLELVKNANYWNKDRVPKVDKMVLLPMPEANARTAALLSGQVDWVEAPAPDALPELKQRGFKLYANEQPHVWPWQFSRVEGSPWNDIRVRKAANLCVDREGLKDGLLAGLMVPASGTFEPGHPWRGKPTFEIKYDKAAAQKLMQEAGFGPSKKLEVKIQTSASGSGQMQPLPMNEYLQQALAECYFDVKLDVIEWNTLFTNWRRGAKDPSANGSNATNVTYAAMDPFFALVRFLQSSMAPPVSNNWGFINNPKFDELVKKARQTFDPAARDAALAELHAASVDDAAFLYVAHDVGPRAISPKVTGVVQPKSWFIDFSLVSMK